The following proteins are co-located in the Triticum aestivum cultivar Chinese Spring chromosome 1A, IWGSC CS RefSeq v2.1, whole genome shotgun sequence genome:
- the LOC123142464 gene encoding probable calcium-binding protein CML15, whose product MGKMRALFSRSRSGGRASRSSSTKSSSTPPSPARSPSVREDEMERVFRKFDANGDGRISRAELAALFESVGHAVTDDEVSRMMEEADSDGDGYISLAEFAAINAAPDAAVEEDLRHAFRVFDADGNGVISPAELARVLRGLGEAATVAQCRRMIEGVDRNGDGLVSFDEFKLMMANGKGFGLAQANVRA is encoded by the coding sequence ATGGGCAAGATGCGCGCGCTCTTCTCCCGCAGCCGCAGCGGCGGCCGCGCCAGCCGCTCCTCCTCCACCAAGTCATCGtcgacgccgccgtcgccggcgcggTCGCCCTCTGTGCGGGAGGACGAGATGGAGCGCGTGTTCCGCAAGTTCGACGCCAACGGCGACGGCAGGATCTCGcgggccgagctggcggcgctgttCGAGAGCGTGGGCCACGCGGTCACGGACGACGAGGTGTCGCGCATGATGGAGGAGGCCGACTCGGACGGCGACGGCTACATCAGCCTCGCCGAGTTCGCCGCCATCaacgccgcgcccgacgccgccgtcgAGGAGGACCTCCGGCACGCCTTCCGCGTCTTCGACGCCGACGGCAACGGCGTCATCTCCCCCGCCGAGCTCGCGCGCGTGCTGCGCGGCCTCGGCGAGGCCGCCACCGTCGCGCAGTGCCGCCGCATGATCGAGGGCGTCGACCGCAACGGCGACGGCCTCGTCTCCTTCGACGAGTTCAAGCTCATGATGGCCAACGGCAAAGGCTTCGGCCTCGCCCAGGCCAACGTCCGCGCCTGA